One genomic region from Bubalus bubalis isolate 160015118507 breed Murrah chromosome 24, NDDB_SH_1, whole genome shotgun sequence encodes:
- the MYL10 gene encoding myosin regulatory light chain 10 isoform X1, which translates to MAPRRARKKAEGGASSNVFSMFDQSQIQEFKEAFTIMDQNRDGFIDKEDLRDTFAALGRINVKNEELEAMVKEAPGPINFTVFLTMFGEKLKGTDPEETILHAFKVFDTEGKGFVKADFIKEKLMTQADRFSEEEMCVAIWTTGTCVTSSRMAKRRTRRRPRTLPPPKPPTHSEAANPGRREGWPLRSPCGQHV; encoded by the exons ATG GCACCCAGAAGAGCCCGGAAAAAAGCAGAAGGAGGAGCCAGCTCCAACGTCTTCTCCATGTTCGATCAGTCCCAGATCCAGGAGTTTAAAGAG GCCTTCACCATCATGGACCAGAACCGGGACGGCTTCATCGACAAGGAGGACCTGAGGGACACCTTTGCTGCCCTGG GCCGCATCAATGTAAAGAACGAGGAGCTGGAGGCCATGGTGAAGGAGGCCCCTGGGCCCATCAACTTCACCGTCTTCCTGACCATGTTTGGGGAGAAGCTGAAGG GTACAGACCCCGAGGAGACCATTCTCCATGCCTTCAAGGTGTTCGACACTGAAGGCAAAGGTTTCGTCAAGGCTGATTT CATCAAAGAGAAGCTCATGACGCAGGCAGACCGGTTCAGTGAGGAGGAG ATGTGTGTGGCAATCTGGACTACAGGAACCTGTGTTACGTCATCACGCATGGCGAAGAGAAGGACTAGACGGAGACCACggaccctccccccacccaaacCCCCCACACATTCAGAGGCAGCAAATCCTGGGAGACGGGAGGGGTGGCCTTTAAGGAGCCCCTGTGGCCAACATGTGTGA
- the MYL10 gene encoding myosin regulatory light chain 10 isoform X2, giving the protein MAPRRARKKAEGGASSNVFSMFDQSQIQEFKEAFTIMDQNRDGFIDKEDLRDTFAALGRINVKNEELEAMVKEAPGPINFTVFLTMFGEKLKGTDPEETILHAFKVFDTEGKGFVKADFIKEKLMTQADRFSEEEVKQMFAAFPPDVCGNLDYRNLCYVITHGEEKD; this is encoded by the exons ATG GCACCCAGAAGAGCCCGGAAAAAAGCAGAAGGAGGAGCCAGCTCCAACGTCTTCTCCATGTTCGATCAGTCCCAGATCCAGGAGTTTAAAGAG GCCTTCACCATCATGGACCAGAACCGGGACGGCTTCATCGACAAGGAGGACCTGAGGGACACCTTTGCTGCCCTGG GCCGCATCAATGTAAAGAACGAGGAGCTGGAGGCCATGGTGAAGGAGGCCCCTGGGCCCATCAACTTCACCGTCTTCCTGACCATGTTTGGGGAGAAGCTGAAGG GTACAGACCCCGAGGAGACCATTCTCCATGCCTTCAAGGTGTTCGACACTGAAGGCAAAGGTTTCGTCAAGGCTGATTT CATCAAAGAGAAGCTCATGACGCAGGCAGACCGGTTCAGTGAGGAGGAG GTCAAGCAGATGTTTGCTGCTTTCCCGCCAGATGTGTGTGGCAATCTGGACTACAGGAACCTGTGTTACGTCATCACGCATGGCGAAGAGAAGGACTAG